One Pseudopipra pipra isolate bDixPip1 chromosome 26, bDixPip1.hap1, whole genome shotgun sequence DNA window includes the following coding sequences:
- the LOC135402774 gene encoding ubiquitin carboxyl-terminal hydrolase 42-like, which produces MPLCLISSLSKWNFPAVIAEGMTPPQRILFPPEKICMVWQQRQSAGAGLRNVGNTCFLNAVLQCLTYTPPLANYLLSREHSQACRQQGFCMMCIMEAHVNKVLHSSVSAILPLAVLRGFRLIGEHFQLGREEDAHDFLCCTVNAMQRACLSASNDLDISSQSTTIVHQIFGGFLRSRVICFSCKAISDSYEAFLDVPLDIKAASSLTAALEDFVTPEHLDGENCFKCSKCEKNVAATKRFTVHCAPKVLTVCLKRFDCFTGGKISKVVEYPEYLDLRPYMSQADGEALLYSLYAVLVHSGVSCHGGHYFCYTKASNGLWYRMDDESVELCSIDTVLRQQAYLLFYARCSDLRIGERASSSLAPSHAPSFLSQCAASSKQAGSVGPQGLTGRTKGMKDTGRERSRSRSPLWGRDLRSWSVDTTDYDDSSERRTGPPSRDRGPRDSTAARPSKRICRWAPAPRAAQEQTLLRQREPSRSVQGTYNLRSRFVPYTDYDRSLRKRKRQRTSPPRANPTEAERAEKINMAGL; this is translated from the exons atgcctttgtgcctcatttcatctctttccaaatggaatttccctgcagtcattgcCGAGGGAATGACTCCGCCACAAAGGATCCTCTTTCCCCCGGAGAAGATTTGCAtggtctggcagcaaagacagagtgctggagcaggactccGCAATGTGGGCAACACGTGCTTCCTTAATGCTGTCCTGCAATGCCTGACATACACCCCGCCGCTGGCCAACTATCTGCTCTcccgggagcacagccaggcct gtcgccaacaaggcttctgcatgatgtgcatCATGGAAGCGCATGTTAACAAGGTCCTGCATTCCTCAgtcagtgccatcctgccttTGGCTGTTCTCAGGGGTTTCAGAC tcataggagaacattttcagcttggcagggaggaagatgcccatgacttcttatgctgtactgtcaatgccatgcagagagcttgtctgagtgcaagcaatga CTTGGACATATCATCCCAATCTACTACCATTgtccatcaaatatttggaggctttctgagatccagag tcatctgcttcagctgcaaagccatttctgattcctatgaggccttcctggatgtccctttggatatcaaa gcagcctcatccctcactgcagctctggaggactttgTAACACCTGAGCACCTGGATGgtgaaaactgctttaaatgtagcAA GTGTGAGAAGAATGTTGCCGCCACTAAGAGGTTCACTGTCCACTGTGCACCCAAGgttctcactgtgtgtctgaagaggtttgactgcttcactggtgggaagatcagcaag GTTGTAGAGTATCCGGAGTACTTGGATCTTCGCCCATACATgtctcaggcagatggagaagcactcctctactccttatatgctgtcctggtgcacagtggtgtcagctgtcatggaggacactatttctgctacacaaag gccagCAATGGATTGTGGTACCGGATGGACGATGAATCTGTGGAGCTGTGTTCCATTGACACAGTTCTCAGGCAGCAAGCCTACCTGCTGTTCTATGCCAG atgctcggatctgagaattggagaaagggcttcttcctcactggcaccatcacatgccccttccttcctcagtcagtgtgcggccagcagcaagcaggcggGCTCTGTTGGACCACAGGGTCTGACTGGTAGGACTAAG ggcatgaaggacactggcagggagcggtcccggagcagatcccctctgtggggcagggatctccGCAGCTGGTCTGTGGACACCACAGACTATGATGactcttcagagagaagaactggtcctccaagtcgtgaccgtggtcctagggatagcacagctgcaaggccttccaagaggatctgccggtgggctcccgctcccagggctgctcaggagcaaaccttgctgaggcagagggagccaagcagatctGTGCAGGGAACTTACAACCTTCGCAGCCGGTTTGTGCCGTACACAGACTATGACCGCTCACTGCGGAAGAGAAAGAGGCAGAGAACAAGTCCTCCAC gagcaaacccaacagaggcagagagagcagagaagatcaacATGGCGGGGCTATGA
- the LOC135402787 gene encoding ubiquitin carboxyl-terminal hydrolase 42-like — protein sequence MATAGNDSFIAEGMTPPQRILFPPEKICMVWQQRQSAGAGLRNVGNTCFLNAVLQCLTYTPPLANYLLSREHSQACRQQGFCMMCIMEAHVNKVLHSSVSAILPLAVLRGFRLIGEHFQLGREEDAHDFLCCTVNAMQRACLSASNDLDISSQSTTIVHQIFGGFLRSRVICFSCKAISDSYEAFLDVPLDIKAASSLTAALEDFVTPEHLDGENCFKCSKCEKNVAATKRFTVHRAPKVLTVCLKRFDCFTGGKISKVVEYPEYLDLRPYMSQADGEALLYSLYAVLVHSGVSCHGGHYFCYTKASNGLWYRMDDESVELCSIDTVLRQQAYLLFYARCSDLRIGERASSSLAPSHAPSFLSQCAASSKQAGSVGPQGLTGRTKGMKDTGRERSRSRSPLWGRDLRSWSVDTTDYDDSSERRTGPPSRDRGPRDSTAARPSKRICRWAPAPRAAQEQTLLRQREPSRSVRGTYNLCRKDTGRERSRSRSPLWGRDLRSWSVDTTDYDDSSERRTGPPSRDRGPRDSTAARPSKRICRWAPAPRAAQEQTLLRQREPSRSVQGTYNLRSRFVPYTDYDRSLRKRKRQRTSPPRCDQVLVNTAVPGPSKASSKQALMLRAAQEQTRQRQREQRRSTWRGYDRHSQFGQHTDYRPSEKKRRVSTPQRFTSDKHSGHSGNDGVGLWPWLKQNGRLALRLLAKASLFSTRLLKPE from the exons atggccacagcagggaacgACTCCT tcattgcCGAGGGAATGACTCCGCCACAAAGGATCCTCTTTCCCCCGGAGAAGATTTGCAtggtctggcagcaaagacagagtgctggagcaggactccGCAATGTGGGCAACACATGCTTCCTTAATGCTGTCCTGCAATGCCTGACATACACCCCGCCGCTGGCCAACTATCTGCTCTcccgggagcacagccaggcct gtcgccaacaaggcttctgcatgatgtgcatCATGGAAGCGCATGTTAACAAGGTCCTGCATTCCTCAgtcagtgccatcctgccttTGGCTGTTCTCAGGGGTTTCAGAC tcataggagaacattttcagcttggcagggaggaagatgcccatgacttcttatgctgtactgtcaatgccatgcagagagcttgtctgagtgcaagcaatga CTTGGACATATCATCCCAATCTACTACCATTgtccatcaaatatttggaggctttctgagatccagag tcatctgcttcagctgcaaagccatttctgattcctatgaggccttcctggatgtccctttggatatcaaa gcagcctcatccctcactgcagctctggaggactttgTAACACCTGAGCACCTGGATGgtgaaaactgctttaaatgtagcaa GTGTGAGAAGAATGTTGCCGCCACTAAGAGGTTCACTGTCCACCGTGCACCCAAGgttctcactgtgtgtctgaagaggtttgactgcttcactggtgggaagatcagcaag GTTGTAGAGTATCCGGAGTACTTGGATCTTCGCCCATACATgtctcaggcagatggagaagcactcctctactccttatatgctgtcctggtgcacagtggtgtcagctgtcatggaggacactatttctgctacacaaag gccagCAATGGATTGTGGTACCGGATGGACGATGAATCTGTGGAGCTGTGTTCCATTGACACAGTTCTCAGGCAGCAAGCCTACCTGCTGTTCTATGCCAG atgctcggatctgagaattggagaaagggcttcttcctcactggcaccatcacatgccccttccttcctcagtcagtgtgcggccagcagcaagcaggcggGCTCTGTTGGACCACAGGGTCTGACTGGTAGGACTAAG ggcatgaaggacactggcagggagcggtcccggagcagatcccctctgtggggcagggatctccGCAGCTGGTCTGTGGACACCACAGACTATGATGactcttcagagagaagaactggtcctccaagtcgtgaccgtggtcctagggatagcacagctgcaaggccttccaagaggatctgccggtgggctcccgctcccagggctgctcaggagcaaaccttgctgaggcagagggagccaagcagatctGTGCGGGGAACTTACAACCTTTGCAGGAAGGACACTGGTAGGGAGCGGTCCCGGAGCAGAtcccctctgtggggcagggatctccGCAGCTGGTCTGTGGACACCACAGACTATGATGactcttcagagagaagaactggtcctccaagtcgtgaccgtggtcctagggatagcacagctgcaaggccttccaagaggatctgccggtgggctcccgctcccagggctgctcaggagcaaaccttgctgaggcagagggagccaagcagatctGTGCAGGGAACTTACAACCTTCGCAGCCGGTTTGTGCCGTACACAGACTATGACCGCTCACTGCGGAAGAGAAAGAGGCAGAGAACAAGTCCTCCACGTTGTGACCAAGTCTTAGTGaatactgcagttccagggccctccaaagccagctccaagcaggctctcatgctccgggctgctcaggagcaaacccgacagaggcagagagagcagagaagatcaacATGGCGGGGCTATGATCGCCACAGCCagtttgggcagcacacagactaccgcccttcagagaagaagaggagggtttccacgccccagagattcacgtcagacaagcattcagggcactctggcaatgatggcgttggattatggccctggctcaagcagaatggaagactagcactgcgtttattagccaaggcatccttgttttcgacACGCCTACTCAAacctgagtga